A genomic stretch from Desulfovibrio aminophilus includes:
- a CDS encoding acyl-CoA thioesterase, translated as MNGKTPAQTAVTMAHLILPSDANPAGNCHGGVVLKYIDICGAIVAKRHCRKNVVTASMDRTDFLAPVHVGEMVILKASLNMVGRTSMEVGVRVEAENLMTGEVRHTNSAYVTYVCMGEDGKPHAVPPMVPETDEDRRRMAEAQMRRKLRQEAKSLEKKRG; from the coding sequence ATGAACGGCAAGACCCCGGCCCAGACCGCCGTGACCATGGCCCACCTCATCCTGCCCTCGGACGCCAACCCGGCGGGCAACTGCCACGGCGGCGTGGTCCTCAAGTACATCGACATCTGCGGGGCCATCGTGGCCAAGCGCCATTGCCGCAAGAACGTGGTCACGGCCAGCATGGACCGCACGGACTTCCTGGCCCCGGTGCACGTGGGCGAGATGGTCATCCTCAAGGCCAGCCTGAACATGGTCGGCCGCACGAGCATGGAGGTGGGCGTGCGGGTGGAGGCCGAGAACCTCATGACCGGCGAGGTGCGCCACACGAACTCGGCCTACGTGACCTACGTCTGCATGGGCGAGGACGGCAAGCCCCACGCCGTGCCGCCCATGGTCCCGGAGACCGACGAGGACCGCCGCCGCATGGCCGAGGCCCAGATGCGCCGCAAGCTCCGCCAGGAGGCCAAGAGCCTGGAGAAGAAGCGGGGCTGA